The Chroogloeocystis siderophila 5.2 s.c.1 DNA segment CCATTGCTTTTAATGTTGCGTACTCTGGTAAGTGATCGGAAACGTCAGAATAGAGAATTTGGTAAACAATCACAATCCCGACAATGAATCCGACAACAACACCCATACCAAAAATAAAGCCAATCCCACCACTCTCCCAGTAGTTAATCTCAATCTGCGCAAATTCTTCTGGTGTGAGTACACTGACATCATTGGGTAATCCTGCTTGAAGTTCAGCTTGTACTGTTTGTCGATCAATTCCAGGTTGTAGCTGAATTAACCCGACGTTAATTTGATGTGGTTGGCGTTGAGGAAATAGTTTTAAGAATGTCGAGTCACTAGTAATAATATTGCCATCTGCACCAAAAGAAGCACCTAATGTGAATAAGCCAATGGTTTGTACTGTTTGATCGTTAACTTGTGTAGTGATAGTTCCTTGTGCTTGCAATAAATCGGCAATTGGTCCATACTCAGGGCGTGAGGCGCGATCAAAGAGTACTTGATTGAGTTGTTTTAGTTGATCTAGATGTGGGTTAACTTCGGGAAAGTCAAATGCTGGGTTTGCTGGATCGATACCCCATACTAAAATACCTCGATTCATTAATGTTTCTGGGCTACGCCACTGCGCAGTATCAACATACAAAGAACGTACTGACGCAACTCCATCGTAGGATAAGGTTTGAAGTAATCGCTCTCTGGGAAAGTTTT contains these protein-coding regions:
- the devC gene encoding ABC transporter permease DevC, which codes for MLPKWLRRTPLAWRQLLKEKTRLLVALAGIGFADMLIFVQLGLLDSLFDSATKSHQNLQADLVLINPQFQTLFYVKNFPRERLLQTLSYDGVASVRSLYVDTAQWRSPETLMNRGILVWGIDPANPAFDFPEVNPHLDQLKQLNQVLFDRASRPEYGPIADLLQAQGTITTQVNDQTVQTIGLFTLGASFGADGNIITSDSTFLKLFPQRQPHQINVGLIQLQPGIDRQTVQAELQAGLPNDVSVLTPEEFAQIEINYWESGGIGFIFGMGVVVGFIVGIVIVYQILYSDVSDHLPEYATLKAMGYSDRYLLTVLMQEALLLAALGFIPGFLLSVGLYQITYMATLLPIAMKLERALFVLLLTIIMCSVSGAIAMRKLQSADPADVF